The following are encoded together in the Theileria orientalis strain Shintoku DNA, chromosome 1, complete genome genome:
- a CDS encoding uncharacterized protein (DNA mismatch repair protein family protein) produces MVGAGVIRPLPPEVVKRIAAGEIIVRPSSAIKELIENSIDAGATEIRINMSSNPLDFCEIIDNGCGVSEKDLLIICKRYTTSKTRDSIEGVKSLGFRGEALSSLSQSAHVTISSRTEEEPRRTVLRYSECEPLVDEIAYEDGPRGFHLKYEGLFYNYETRHKSLLSNANFEFNSCLQLVQKYSINFPKIKFVFNKINSNVMQFSSSSSSHQSTNTESTQAEVNPKRATVSTSLVSGSSEVKEEGEERGSTEHKMDHDHYFFSRIYDSATRLEDDPLVEEYASNVQRNSMKSLELIRESVKNIYGLNVSRILHEIVCNNFEETFFNCKGLISHPNQMSKVDLFILYINNRLIDLPQLKNLVYNTYNEISNNKYRRFIYLSIFVPYSKIDANIHPSKRKITIEGQTEIEKLTEMMKVANPVATYSNTNKLVTEYHFNKESLSNKFKSRVSAKQTNISHYVTPLFSGTSGTTMEIESYKRGSESDEVGGVGRVVAESREGETYGRQSDYLTASCTVTSSITGKKQRTGDVDANTYQENQGSTGTVTGECREASLGSTAAQEAEENETTAYADEATLREGSLPKERAGSVYDEDEAARDKNMIEEYNFNVMKIKYMNKINNFSYSKVRNRSTLGKLYKAKEVKELIDKMIEGRDEELTSVVLNSSYVGMVDKTHILVHHKKDLMMLNIFAISKECCFQSIIWRLNNLPSFKLSIDVPLVKLLSHSLKKYNAKLEVHKLIKFDYIKVLNVLFGFCIKELVIYKVPDVLNGYFPGAEYLSDLFYSIFTIECTSLGELVVKIAKSIAYHYLQPPLNINPENDIDSDYENFASRVLFSSCQRFNDLLIPKESV; encoded by the exons ATGGTAGGCGCCGGTGTTATTCGTCCGTTGCCTCCAGAGGTAGTAAAGAGAATCGCAGCAGGAGAAATCATAGTCCGGCCAAGTTCAGCAATAAAGGAGCTCATTGAAAATAGCATAGATGCGGGAGCAACGGAAATTAGAATTAACATGAGCTCAAACCCACTCGACTTTTGCGAAATAATAGACAACGGATGCGGAGTGAGTGagaaggacctgctgaTCATATGTAAGCGTTACACGACATCTAAGACCAGAGACAGCATAGAGGGAGTGAAGAGCCTGGGATTCAGAGGAGAGGCGCTGTCGTCACTGTCGCAAAGCGCACACGTTACCATATCCTCGAGGACGGAAGAAGAGCCTAGGAGAACAGTGTTAAGGTACTCAGAGTGTGAGCCGCTGGTAGATGAAATCGCCTACGAGGACGGGCCGAGAGGGTTCCACCTGAAGTACGAAGGCCTGTTCTACAACTACGAAACGAGGCACAAAAGCCTGCTGTCAAACGCAAACTTTGAATTCAACTCGTGCCTGCAGCTCGTGCAAAAGTATTCCATAAATTTCCCGAAAATTAAGTTCGTTTTCAACAAAATTAACTCGAACGTAATGCAGTTCAGCAGCTCAAGCTCATCTCACCAGAGTACAAACACAGAGTCGACGCAGGCGGAGGTAAACCCGAAGAGAGCGACCGTAAGCACCAGTCTAGTTAGTGGGTCTAGTGaagtgaaggaggagggTGAGGAAAGAGGATCAACAGAGCATAAAATGGACCACGACCACTACTTCTTCTCAAGAATATACGACAGTGCAACCAGACTCGAGGATGACCCGTTGGTAGAAGAGTACGCGTCAAACGTGCAGAGAAACAGCATGAAAAGCCTGGAGCTTATCAGAGAGAGCGTAAAGAACATATACGGGTTGAACGTCAGTAGGATTTTGCACGAAATAGTGTGCAACAACTTCGAAGAAACGTTCTTCAACTGCAAAGGACTTATATCGCACCCAAACCAAATGTCGAAAGTGGACTTGTTCATACTATACATAAACAACAGACTGATAGATTTGCCACAGCTTAA GAATTTGGTGTATAACACATACAATGAAAtcagtaacaataaatacagaagatttatatacttatcGATTTTTGTACCATATAGTAAAATAGACGCGAACATACACCCAtcgaagaggaagataacGATCGAAGGACAGACTGAGATA GAGAAGCTGACTGAGATGATGAAGGTGGCAAACCCAGTAGCGACGTATTCAAACACGAATAAGTTGGTGACGGAATACCATTTTAACAAA GAGAGTCTCAgcaataaatttaaatcgaGAGTTAGCGCAAAGCAGACGAACATATCGCATTACGTTACGCCTCTATTTTCAGGAACATCAGGGACGA CCATGGAAATAGAGTCGTATAAAAGGGGATCAGAAAGTGACGAGGTAGGAGGAGTGGGAAGAGTAGTAGCAGAATCGAGGGAAGGAGAGACATATGGACGACAAAGTGACTACCTAACGGCAAGTTGCACTGTAACCAGTTCCATAACTGGAAAGAAGCAGAGGACAGGCGATGTTGATGCTAATACTTATCAAGAGAATCAAGGTAGCACTGGCACAGTCACCGGAGAGTGCAGAGAAGCCAGTTTGGGGAGCACAGCTGCTCAGGAGGCAGAGGAGAATGAAACGACGGCGTATGCCGATGAGGCCACGCTAAGAGAAGGGTCGCTGCCAAAAGAAAGAGCAGGATCAGTCTACGACGAGGATGAAGCGGCAAGGGATAAGAACATGATAGAAGAGTACAACTTCAACGTCATGAAGATAAAGTACATGAACAAGATAAACAACTTCTCCTACAGTAAAGTAAGAAACAGGAGCACGCTGGGAAAACTATACAAGGCAAAGGAGGTCAAGGAGCTGATAGACAAGATGATTGAAGGCAGGGACGAGGAGCTGACGAGCGTGGTGCTGAACTCGTCGTACGTCGGCATGGTCGACAAGACGCACATACTGGTGCATCACAAGAAGGACCTGATGATGCTTAACATATTTGCAATATCCAAAG AATGCTGCTTCCAAAGCATCATCTGGAGGCTGAATAATCTGCCGTCGTTTAAACTTAGCATTGACGTTCCGCTGGTAAAGCTGCTGTCGCACTCGCTAAAAAAGTACAACGCCAAGCTCGAGGTTCACAAATTGATTAAGTTCGACTACATTAAGGTACTGAATGTGCTCTTTGGATTCTGCATCAAG GAGCTGGTGATATATAAGGTACCGGACGTCCTCAACGGGTACTTTCCTGGCGCCGAGTACCTTTCAGATCTGTTCTACAGCATATTTACCATCGAGTGCACCTCCCTGGGCGAGCTGGTCGTTAAAATCGCAAAATCAATAGCGTACCACTACTTGCAGCCGCCTCTAAATATTAATCCAGA GAATGACATCGACTCTGATTATGAGAATTTTGCCTCTAGAGTCTTATTTTCCTCTTGCCAAAGATTCAATGATTTGTTGATCCCCAAGGAGTCAGTTTAA
- a CDS encoding uncharacterized protein (SJCHGC07794 protein) translates to MAEEVPQFKLLLVGDGGVGKTTLVKRHLTGEFEKKYIPTLGVEVHPLKFRTNCGTIQFNAWDTAGQEKYGGLRDGYYIKGECAIIMFDVTSRVTYRNVPNWHRDVVRVCENIPMVLVGNKADVKERQVKAAHIQFHRKRNLQYYDLSARSNYNFERPFLWLARRLLNKPQLVFVGECAKAPEIAIDPLLVQQSERELAAAANVAIDDDGEL, encoded by the exons ATGGCGGAGGAAGTCCCTCAATTTAAGCTTTTGCTGGTCGGCGATGGTGGTGTCGGAAAGACCACCCTGGTAAAAAGGCATCTCACGGGAGAGTTTGAGAAGAAATACATTC CAACTCTTGGTGTCGAGGTGCACCCCTTGAAGTTTCGTACCAACTGCGGCACTATTCAGTTTAACGCTTGGGATACCGCTGGACAGGAGAAGTACGGGGGCCTCAGGGACGGCTACTACATCAAGGGCGAGTGCGCGATAATCATGTTCGACGTCACGAGCAGGGTCACCTACAGGAACGTACCCAACTGGCACAGGGACGTCGTGCGCGTGTGTGAGAACATTCCTATGGTCCTGGTTGGCAACAAGGCCGACGTGAAGGAGAGGCAGGTCAAGGCTGCCCACATCCAGTTCCACAGGAAGAGGAACCTTCAGTACTACGACCTCAGCGCCAGAAGCAACTATAACTTTGAGCGCCCATTCCTCTGGCTCGCTCGCAGGCTTCTCAACAAGCCTCAGCTGGTCTTTGTTGGGGAGTGTGCTAAGGCCCCTGAAATTGCCATCGACCCGctcctcgtccagcagTCCGAGCGTGAACTTGCAGCTGCAGCCAACGTTGCTATCGATGACGATGGCGAATTGTAA
- a CDS encoding tyrosyl-tRNA synthetase gives MLHSSTFLRILVEYLTICIIVKRFLILFSNSICLKQEAFINLSKARLYDNVSPVSRQNLSGRPYELKLSPTGNPVDRKAHFTQSSHKPKSNFLSECIERGMVSQTTDFMKIDELLAEYENKNLNNEMCASVYYGIDCTNDFIHEGTLFQLMFLRRFLSQRFNVVLVIGGGTTLVGDPSYKLRKNRQDSAYFSEVLGSGDGAQFDTSREEAISSVATKILSLPMEVNGELIRPKVHQIEDLESEVDVVTEMCNPYKVFVFNNRDLYKKVNLMEYLESVARNMNVGRMLARDCVKMRIVEKDGEHNRRSVNMDLSELMYMSLQAMDFVYLAQRMNCKIQLGGNDQMGNIVSGIELAESLGISNVFGLTTPLLEDKFGEKISKSGSNCFLKITKETSPHEFWSHFRSIDDSLVERYIKWFTKVPLERIEESISDHYNTAKMLLADELTGVIYGKQVVDLIHKFCLSKRFEDLVPFMKSKEVDLGTFQDLVNLTKLVPNYELTSAKLKEGVDLVLVLDTLRVPQFSNSSFHSNKRFIKEGACRINGQVVDDIGYKLTQKDVVKLTNCGKEHKYILIQLGKRKLYFVIVT, from the exons ATGCTACACAGTTCAACATTCCTAAGAATATTAGTTGAATATTTGACAATATGTATCATAGTAAAGAGATTCTTAATTCTGTTCTCTAATTCCatatgtttaaaacaaGAAGCATTTATAAACTTATCCAAAGCCAGATTGTATGACAACGTATCTCCAGTAAGTAGGCAAAATTTATCCGGGCGGCCATATGAACTTAAATTGTCACCAACTGGGAACCCAGTTGACAGGAAGGCCCACTTTACACAGTCATCGCATAAGCCTAAGTCGAATTTTCTATCTGAATGTATTGAAAGAGGGATGGTTTCGCAAACCACAGACTTCATGAAAATAGACGAACTTCTTGCTGAATATGAAAATAAGAACCTTAATAACGAAATGTGTGCATCGGTATATTATG GGATTGATTGCACGAACGATTTCATACATGAAGGGACGCTTTTTCAGCTTATGTTTCTGAGGAGATTTTTATCGCAGCGATTTAACGTAGTATTGGTAATAGGCGGAGGAACGACGCTGGTAGGAGACCCTTCGTATAAATTGAGGAAGAATAGGCAGGATTCAGCATATTTTTCAGAAGTGTTAGGCTCGGGAGATGGCGCGCAATTTGACACGTCCAGAGAGGAGGCAATAAGTTCAGTGGCAACAAAGATACTGTCACTGCCGATGGAGGTAAACGGTGAATTGATAAGACCGAAGGTCCACCAAATTGAGGATTTGGAGTCCGAGGTAGATGTAGTGACGGAAATGTGTAACCCTTACAAAGTGTTTGTGTTCAACAACAGGGACCTGTACAAAAAGGTAAACCTGatggagtacctggagtCAGTGGCCAGGAACATGAACGTGGGAAGAATGCTAGCAAGAGATTGCGTAAAGATGAGGATAGTCGAAAAGGACGGGGAGCATAACAGAAGGAGCGTCAACATGGATTTGTCAGAACTGATGTACATGTCACTCCAGGCAATGGATTTTGTGTACCTAGCCCAAAGAATgaattgtaaaatacagcTGGGAGGAAACGACCAAATGGGAAACATAGTATCAGGAATAGAACTAGCAG AATCACTGGGGATCAGTAATGTGTTCGGGCTTACGACGCCGCTACTGGAGGATAAGTTTGGTGAAAAGATAAGTAAATCAGGCTCAAACTGTTTCCTGAAAATAACAAAGGAAACATCGCCACACGAGTTCTGGTCACATTTCAGAAGTATCGACGACTCTCTAGTGGAAAG gTACATTAAGTGGTTCACTAAAGTCCCTTTGGAAAGGATTGAGGAGTCTATATCTGATCATTACAATACTGCTAAG ATGTTATTGGCTGACGAGTTGACTGGCGTGATATATGGGAAACAAGTAGTGGATTTGATTCATAAGTTCTGCCTGTCAAAGAGGTTTGAAGATTTGGTACCATTTATGAAAAGCAAGGAGGTGGATTTGGGAACATTTCAGGACCTCGTTAACCTTACAAAATTAGTGCCAAACTATGAATTGACATCAGCAAAGTTGAAAGAG GGAGTGGACCTTGTACTTGTGCTGGACACTCTTAGGGTGCCGCAGTTTTCTAACTCTTCATTTCACTCGAATAAAAGGTTTATAAAAGAGGGGGCATGTAGGATTAACGGCCAGGTCGTGGATGATATAGGATATAAGTTGACTCAAAAGGACGTGGTTAAATTGACCAACTGTGGTAAAgaacacaaatatatactgATACAACTGGGAAAGAGGAAATTGTACTTTGTAATAGTAACATGA
- a CDS encoding clathrin assembly protein — MKLRVNSFQKSIGWFLPCIFIPISTTYSERHYLFYSVHFIASMIKFVVMINKRGQTRLSHYYEPFTLEDKSALESELIRKCLIRDDTQCSFFTLRDMTIVYRRYASLFIIVGTTPDENELTIYELVQNIVETLDRHFENVCELDIIYNLDKAHFILNEMIANGRIIECNKSNILYPLTLYEKFQKSSF, encoded by the exons atgaaactGAGAGTGAATTCGTTTCAAAAATCTATTGGTTGGTTCTTACCGTGTATTTTCATTCCCATTTCCACCACTTATTCTGAACgacattatttattttattccgTACATTTTATCGCCTCCATGATCAAGTTCGTTGTTATGATAAATAAGCGTGGCCAGACCCGGCTGAGTCACTACTACGAGCCCTTCACTTTGGAGGATAAGTCCGCTTTAGAATCTGAGCTGATTCGCAAGTGTTTGATTCGCGACGATACTCAATGTTCCTTCTTCACCCTCAGGGACATGACCATTGTTTACAGGAG GTACGCTAGCTTATTTATCATCGTCGGCACCACTCCTGACGAAAATGAGCTCACTATTTACGAGCTCGTTCAGAACATCGTCGAAACACTCGACCGTCACTTCGAGAACGTCTGCGAGCTcgatataatttacaatctCGACAAGGCTCACTTTATTTTGAATGAAATGATCGCCAACGGCCGTATCATCGAATGCAACAAGTCCAACATCCTTTACCCGCTTACTCTTTACGAGAAGTTCCAAAAGTCGTCATTTTAA
- a CDS encoding eukaryotic translation initiation factor, which yields MSSDTNGDASYEVSEDYGLVESFEDLGLKEDILKGIFAYGFDKPSAVQQRAIKPILDGRDVIIQSQSGTGKTCVFCLGALQVVNSNVRETQVLLLSPTRELAEQSQKVCLALGDYCNVEVHCCIGGKKVSDDIKALESGVQIVSGTPGRVNHMITDRHLNTRNIKQLILDEADEMLNRGFKEQVYSVYRYLPPTIQVVLVSATLPHEVIEITNKFMNNPFKVLVKRDELTLEGIRQFFISVEKEQWKFDTLCDLYESLIITQAVIFCNTKEKVDWLAKKMKDANFEVCKMHGEMSQKERNDIMQRFRKGESRVLISTDLWGRGLDVQQVSLVVNYDLPNSRESYIHRIGRSGRYGRKGVAINFVKVRRLLVMIAYLVIDGYFDNDDDIRILRDIEQYYSTQIDEMPMNISELL from the exons atgagcAGCGATACTAACGGCGATGCCTCCTACGAAGTCTCCGAGGATTACGGATTGGTGGAATCCTTCGAAGATTTGGGGTTGAAGGAGGATATTCTTAAAGGAATATTTGCGTACGGTTTCGATAAGCCCTCAGCAGTGCAACAAAGAGCTATTAAACCTATATTGGACGGAAGAGATGTGATAATTCAGTCCCAAAGCGGAACCGGGAAAACGTGCGTATTTTGCCTAGGAGCGCTCCAAGTCGTAAATTCAAACGTCAGAGAAACCCAAGTGCTTTTGTTGTCGCCTACAAGAGAGCTGGCCGAGCAGTCACAGAAGGTTTGCCTGGCTTTGGGTGATTATTGCAACGTTGAG GTACACTGCTGCATTGGCGGGAAGAAGGTAAGCGACGACATAAAGGCGCTGGAATCGGGAGTGCAAATAGTCTCGGGAACGCCGGGAAGAGTCAACCACATGATCACGGACCGACACCTGAACACGAGGAACATAAAACAGCTCATCCTGGACGAGGCGGACGAGATGCTTAACAGAGGCTTCAAGGAGCAGGTGTACTCAGTGTACAGGTACCTGCCGCCGACGATCCAAGTGGTGCTGGTCTCAGCAACGCTGCCGCACGAAGTGATAGAGATCACGAACAAGTTCATGAATAACCCGTTCAAGGTCCTGGTGAAGCGCGACGAGCTGACGCTGGAGGGCATAAGGCAGTTCTTCATATCAGTGGAGAAGGAGCAGTGGAAGTTCGACACGCTCTGCGACCTGTACGAGTCGCTGATAATAACGCAGGCGGTGATATTCTGCAACACCAAGGAGAAGGTGGACTGGCTggcgaagaagatgaaggacGCCAACTTCGAAGTGTGCAAGATGCACGGAGAAATGTCGCAAAAGGAGAGGAACGACATCATGCAGAGGTTCAGAAAGGGGGAGTCGCGAGTGCTGATATCGACTGACCTCTGGGGAAGAGGACTGGATGTCCAGCAG GTTTCTCTCGTTGTAAATTATGATTTGCCGAATAGTCGTGAAAGTTACATTCATAGAATTGGAAGATCAGGAAGGTACGGAAGGAAGGGCGTAGCAATAAACTTTGTAAAGGTAAGAAGGTTGCTAGTTATGATTGCATACCTGGTTATTGACGGTTATTTTGACAAT GACGACGATATCAGGATTTTAAGAGACATTGAGCAGTACTACTCGACTCAAATCGACGAGATGCCAATGAATATTTCAGAGCTGCTTTAA